In the Aerosakkonema funiforme FACHB-1375 genome, GTTATAAAAAGCTTTTCCCCGTCCTTCAACCCAGTGAACGCTACCATCTGCCCAAACAACTCGGTACTCATGCTGATAGGGAATGCGATGGTTTAAGGATTGTTCGATCGCCTTTTCTAACCCTTCTCGATCTTCAGGATAAAGACAAGCATCAAAGGTTTCATACCTACCATCAAAACTACCAGGCGCTAAACCTAATAACATTTCATGTTCCGGCGACCAAGTAATTTTCCCCGTTACTATATCCCAATCCCACATTCCCATTTGGGCGGCATTTAGAGCTGTTTTTAGACGTTCGGCACTCTCTTGCTGCAATTTCCGACTGAGTTGTTCGACTTTGCGTTTGCTTTCCTGCAAATCTCCACCAATAAAAGCAATCATGAGAGCAACTACAGTAAAAATGCCCAATCGCAACACATCATCGGGAGTTGTTCCCCAGAACTGGCGCAGTGGAGGAATAAAGTAATAGTTGAGTGCCAATATTGATAGCACAACGGTTACAAAACCCGGACGAATGCCGCCATACCAGGTACTCACAATTACGGCGATATAGAAAAACGCGCCGATCGTCCGGCTCATTAACGGCTCTAACCAGAGTGTGAGCAGCAGGGCGATTCCCGTAGAGGCGATCGCCACTATGTAGGGCAGTAACAGGCGATACGCTCTCTTTTTCATAATGCTTTTTCTGGTATTGGAGTTGTTAGCTTATTTTTAAGCATTTTTACCACGATCGGCAATCATATCACCACCTCTGGAGACGGTATAAAATTTGGGTGGCCAATTCCGTTCCCGGTATAGACTTACTGATGTAGGCATCGGCCCCGACAGCATAAGCTTTGGCGATCGTATCCGTTTCCGTGTGGGCTGACAAAATTATTACTTTGAGATGCTGCCATTGAGGGTCTGCACGCACCACTTGACATAGTTCAATGCCATCAAATTCAGGCATTTCTAAATCGAGAATTAGCACTTCAGGTTTACAGGCAGTTAACACTTGCCAAAATTCTTGGGGATGGTCAGAGGTTGTTACCTGTAGACCATAAGAGGATAATAATGTTGATAGGGAATTGAGAAAGCCTGGGTCATCATCGACAATCAAAACGCGATCGCCCCTAGTTCGTTGAGGCTTTTGCTTTAGCACATCGGTAACAATTTTGAGAATTTCCTGGGCTGAGAGGGGTTTGCGAACAAATGCGCTTACCCCCAAACGAACAGCAGCTATGCGATCGGGCAAATCTTCTCGTGCTGTAAAGATAATTACAGGTATTTTGGGTACTCGCCCCTGAATTTCTGCCATCAAAGTCAACCCATCTTCTGCGCCCGGAAAGCTGAGATCCAGCAAAATGATATTCGGCAGACTCTGAGCGATCATCTGACGAGCAACTTTTAGATCGGTAGCAATTTCTACCTGAAGATTCCAAGCGATCGCTTCTATTCGTAAGCGATCGGCTAATACCAAGTCGTCGTCTACAATCAAAATTCGGGAGGATAAAGCATCTGAGGGGGGACTTTGTGGAGATGCCTGCACTTTCGGGGGTGCTTGTGTTTGGGCTTGTTCAATTATTTGCTGCAACAAACGAACTAATTTAATCGCTTCCTGAATTTGTATCGTTTGTAAGGGATTTGCTCTCAAGAAAAGCTCAATCTGTTTCGCTTGCTGCGCCGCCTCAATTAATCCAAACATTCCCAACGAACCGACCAATTTATGTGCTAAACTTGTCGCCTCTTGGTGCTGTTCTGGCGAAAAGTTTCCCGAATTGAGGACATTTATTAGTTCTGCCAAATTTTTAATCTGCTCGACATATTTACTTTTAAACTGATTCCATACTTTTGATGTCACCGCCTGGGCTTTTCGATCGGCAGCAGATTTTTCAGTTGGAGAATTAGATGGTAAATTTGTTTGAGTCTTAGGGGAAGGTAAAGCGGCAACTTGGGGCGATCGCAACCGATATCCCAACCCATAAACTGTTTCGATCGGATCTGTCGCGCCAGCGGCTTTCAGTTTTTGACGCAGGC is a window encoding:
- a CDS encoding response regulator is translated as MKILLIEDDSATADIIIETLTNYHWIVKRATDGEIGLQLAQTQEYDLILLDIGLPKLDGITLCKRLRSEGYENPILLLTAKDSTEAQVMGLDAGADDYIIKPFNIEILLARVRAFVRKVKTLPTLVNYENIQLNSANAEVICEGKTLPLTAKEYCLLELFLLNPKRIYTRRSILDRLWDFAEAPGEETVTTHIKCLRQKLKAAGATDPIETVYGLGYRLRSPQVAALPSPKTQTNLPSNSPTEKSAADRKAQAVTSKVWNQFKSKYVEQIKNLAELINVLNSGNFSPEQHQEATSLAHKLVGSLGMFGLIEAAQQAKQIELFLRANPLQTIQIQEAIKLVRLLQQIIEQAQTQAPPKVQASPQSPPSDALSSRILIVDDDLVLADRLRIEAIAWNLQVEIATDLKVARQMIAQSLPNIILLDLSFPGAEDGLTLMAEIQGRVPKIPVIIFTAREDLPDRIAAVRLGVSAFVRKPLSAQEILKIVTDVLKQKPQRTRGDRVLIVDDDPGFLNSLSTLLSSYGLQVTTSDHPQEFWQVLTACKPEVLILDLEMPEFDGIELCQVVRADPQWQHLKVIILSAHTETDTIAKAYAVGADAYISKSIPGTELATQILYRLQRW